The proteins below are encoded in one region of Apium graveolens cultivar Ventura chromosome 4, ASM990537v1, whole genome shotgun sequence:
- the LOC141721683 gene encoding putative protein phosphatase 2C 9, giving the protein MACFKCVGGHSPYDSGKGKSRAGQIKYGYSLVKGRASHPMEDYHVAKFMKVGEHELGMFAIYDGHMGDSVPAYLQKHLFGNILKEEQFWTDPMRSILNAYEKTDQAILSNSSNLGRGGSTAVTAIVINGRRLWVANVGDSRAVLSRGGNAIPMTVDHEPNTERGSIENKGGFVSNLPGDVPRVNGQLAVSRAFGDKSLKTHLRSDPDIQDANIGTDVDVLILASDGVWKVMTNEEAVDIARKIRDPQKASKLLVDEALKRESKDDISCIVVRFQ; this is encoded by the exons ATGGCTTGTTTTAAG TGTGTTGGAGGCCATTCACCTTATGATTCTGGTAAGGGGAAAAGTCGTGCAGGTCAAATTAAATATGGGTACAGCCTAGTGAAAGGGCGCGCCTCTCATCCCATGGAGGATTATCATGTTGCTAAATTTATGAAGGTAGGTGAGCACGAACTTGGGATGTTTGCTATTTACGATGGTCATATGGGGGACAGTGTTCCGGCTTATCTACAGAAACATTTGTTTGGAAATATCTTAAAGGAG GAACAATTTTGGACTGACCCAATGAGATCAATCCTGAATGCCTATGAGAAGACAGACCAGGCAATTCTTTCCAACAGTTCCAACTTGGGGCGAGGCGGATCTACTGCTGTTACAGCGATTGTAATAAATGGCCGGAGGTTGTGGGTTGCTAATGTTGGCGATTCACGAGCTGTTCTTTCTAGGGGAGGTAACGCAATCCCGATGACTGTTGACCATGAACCTAACACAGAACGAGGAAGCATTGAGAATAAAGGAGGTTTTGTCTCAAACTTGCCAG GTGATGTTCCTAGAGTAAATGGGCAGCTGGCAGTTTCTCGTGCTTTTGGAGATAAAAGTCTTAAAACACATCTGCGATCTGACCCTGACATTCAAGATGCCAATATTGGAACCGATGTTGATGTTCTTATTCTGGCAAGTGATGGAGTGTGGAAG GTTATGACCAATGAAGAGGCAGTTGATATTGCAAGAAAAATAAGAGACCCGCAGAAGGCATCAAAGCTATTAGTAGATGAAGCTCTGAAGAGGGAGAGTAAAGATGATATATCTTGCATTGTAGTCAGGTTCCAGTAA